The Caldalkalibacillus uzonensis genome includes a region encoding these proteins:
- a CDS encoding UPF0236 family transposase-like protein, with protein MKQFSINIPKLKEIEQMVWRIAQDICVKLTENILEELDQYIAEHRDTGRYKLKEKRPLGINLLFGYVGGETQLLLRPYSVSQTCDEETAWYDKRGDQTA; from the coding sequence ATGAAGCAGTTTAGCATAAATATCCCCAAATTAAAAGAAATCGAGCAAATGGTTTGGCGGATAGCGCAGGATATCTGTGTGAAATTGACAGAGAACATACTGGAGGAATTGGACCAATACATAGCTGAGCATCGGGATACAGGTCGTTATAAACTGAAGGAAAAACGTCCGTTAGGCATCAACCTGCTATTTGGGTATGTAGGAGGTGAAACGCAACTACTATTACGACCGTACAGCGTTTCCCAAACGTGTGATGAAGAAACTGCATGGTACGATAAGCGGGGTGATCAGACGGCATAA